The proteins below are encoded in one region of Urocitellus parryii isolate mUroPar1 unplaced genomic scaffold, mUroPar1.hap1 Scaffold_43, whole genome shotgun sequence:
- the LOC144252461 gene encoding LOW QUALITY PROTEIN: melanoma inhibitory activity protein 2-like (The sequence of the model RefSeq protein was modified relative to this genomic sequence to represent the inferred CDS: substituted 2 bases at 2 genomic stop codons): MRAQFKASPFRTNAQNSSERNARQEQQDDKAHRAIQRVVLEEVGRVLEALSEDKKPGPNPYGVPWELVICRAIGCFVLLLFLWRSFQFVRSRLYVEREKQLALKLSRRIEEKCELLEKVSLVQKELEGLESTLKGSSSEKGPRDVPDLEATYEKLHRSKPSRGDERLFLEKELEEQKAKYCKQDEIMADISRRIKSLEGESESIRSQIAETKTNLRMHQMSEERLQLAMKEALDERSQLQQSQKPILQGDAEAWREQGRLQSKESTTLEDSQFHAKQVQTDKENHMESLTEGLLKMKDRSSPTKGAQTDIGNLEWGMTSESGIGAQLDDEPKGALKKLVDGAKLKASLETLEGQRYQTCAFLSEVEKTKEDLREQIRSLKTEQATLLSENAWLEGDNEKLQQKFKVMMECYQENMMKLHGKLRVEXNYRVDQEEKLSKVKEEMGHTREELETYRKXAKYLKEELERTIQSCQGNIIYCEKKAHESELAAWIAERNLHYFMKQNARNRQKLTERELQFELVEEDPCALGVSNAALGRKHSCNGPSPLGPPW; the protein is encoded by the exons ATGAGGGCACAGTTTAAGGCATCTCCTTTCAGAACAAATGCACAGAACAGCAGTGAGAGGAACGCTAGGCAAGAGCAGCAAGATGATAAAGCCCACAGAGCAATCCAG CGGGTGGTCCTGGAAGAAGTAGGCAGGGTTTTGGAAGCATTGTCTGAAGACAAGAAGCCAGGCCCTAATCCTTATGGTGTTCCTTGGGAGTTGGTGATATGTAGAGCTATTGGATGTTTTGTACTTCTCTTGTTTTTGTGGAGAAGTTTTCAGTTTGTTAGAAGCAGGCTttatgtggaaagagaaaaacagctggctttaaaactttctagaagaattgaagaaaaatgtgaactacTTGAAAAAGTTAGCCTTGTTCAAAAAGAGCTTGAAGGCTTAGAGTCAACTTTAAAGGGCAGCAGTTCTGAGAAGGGTCCAAGAGATGTCCCAGATTTGGAGGCAACCTATGAAAAGCTGCATAGGTCCAAACCTAGCCGTGGGGATGAAAGACTCTTTCTAGAAAAAGAGCTAGAAGAACAAAAGGCCAAATATTGTAAACAGGATGAAATCATGGCAGATATATCGAGAAGGATAAAGTCCCTTGAAGGTGAATCAGAATCAATCAGATCACAAATAGCTGAAACTAAAACAAACTTGAGAATGCATCAAATGAGTGAGGAAAGACTTCAGCTGGCAATGAAGGAAGCCTTGGATGAACGTTCCCAGCTTCAGCAAAGTCAGAAACCGATCTTACAAGGAGACGCTGAAGCATGGAGGGAACAAGGACGTCTCCAAAGTAAAGAGAGCACCACATTGGAAGACTCTCAATTCCATGCAAAACAAGttcaaactgataaagaaaatcacatggaGTCTCTGACTGAAGGCTTGCTGAAGATGAAAGATAGGTCTTCTCCAACCAAGGGAGCCCAAACAGACATTGGGAACTTGGAATGGGGAATGACGAGTGAATCAGGAATTGGTGCTCAGTTGGATGATGAGCCCAAAGGAGCTTTGAAGAAACTGGTTGATGGTGCAAAGCTAAAGGCTTCCTTAGAAACCTTAGAAGGACAAAGATATCAAACGTGTGCTTTCTTATCTGaagtagagaaaacaaaggaagacctTAGAGAACAGATTAGAAGTCTGAAGACTGAACAGGCAACCTTGCTGTCAGAAAATGCATGGCTTGAAGGTGATAATGAGAAACTTCAACAGAAATTTAAAGTCATGATGGAATGCTAtcaagaaaatatgatgaaactCCATGGGAAACTCAGAGTAGAGTAAAATTACCGGGTGGATCAAGAGGAGAAACTTTCCAAGGTCAAAGAAGAGATGGGCCATACAAGAGAAGAGCTGGAGACCTACAGAAAGTGAGCCAAATATCTTAAAGAAGAATTGGAGAGAACCATTCAGTCCTGTCAGGGGAACATTATTTACTGTGAGAAAAAAGCACATGAGAGTGAGTTGGCAGCTTGGATTGCTGAAAGAAACCTccattatttcatgaaacaaaacGCTCGCAACAGACAAAAGTTAACTGAAAGGGAGCTTCAATTTGAACTTGTAGAGGAAGATCCCTGTGCACTTGGTGTTTCAAATGCAGCATTGGGCAGAAAGCATTCCTGCAATGGTCCCTCACCATTGGGTCCTCCTTGGTAA